Proteins encoded together in one Halomarina salina window:
- a CDS encoding NAD(P)-dependent glycerol-1-phosphate dehydrogenase: MFDKRAWIRLPRNVVVGHGVLSETAAAVGELHLGGTPLVVTSPTPKELAAESVAEQFDGAPVVTVDEASFSEVERVMDEVEDSEASFLVGVGGGKVIDIAKMASDELDMGFVSVPTAASHDGIVSGRGSVPEGDTRHSVAAEPPLVVVADTGIIADAPWRLTTAGCADIISNYTAVKDWELAHRLKNVEYSEYAGALSRMTAEMLVDNADSIRPGLEESAWLVVKALVSSGVAMSIAGSSRPASGAEHLISHQLDRIAPGTALHGHQVGVASVVTEYLHSGDMGRWQNVHDALAAIGAPTNAEELGHSAEDFVEAMTTAHEIRDRYTILGNGVSEEAAIEAATVTGVI; encoded by the coding sequence ATGTTCGACAAACGCGCGTGGATTCGGCTCCCGCGCAACGTCGTCGTCGGTCACGGCGTGCTCTCGGAGACTGCGGCGGCGGTCGGCGAACTCCACCTCGGAGGGACGCCGCTCGTCGTCACGAGTCCGACGCCGAAGGAGCTCGCCGCCGAGTCCGTCGCCGAGCAGTTCGACGGCGCACCCGTGGTCACGGTCGACGAGGCCAGTTTCTCCGAGGTAGAGCGCGTCATGGACGAAGTGGAGGACAGCGAGGCGAGCTTCCTCGTCGGCGTCGGCGGCGGGAAGGTCATCGACATCGCGAAGATGGCGAGCGACGAACTCGACATGGGGTTCGTGAGCGTCCCGACGGCCGCGAGCCACGACGGCATCGTCTCGGGTCGCGGCTCCGTCCCGGAGGGCGACACGCGTCACTCCGTCGCCGCCGAACCGCCGCTGGTCGTCGTCGCGGACACGGGCATCATCGCCGACGCGCCGTGGCGACTGACGACCGCCGGCTGTGCGGACATCATCTCGAACTACACCGCGGTCAAGGACTGGGAGCTCGCCCACCGCCTGAAGAACGTCGAGTACAGCGAGTACGCCGGCGCGCTCTCCCGGATGACCGCCGAGATGCTCGTCGACAACGCCGACTCCATCCGCCCCGGTCTGGAGGAGTCGGCGTGGCTCGTCGTCAAGGCCCTCGTCTCCTCCGGCGTCGCCATGTCCATCGCCGGGTCCTCTCGCCCCGCCAGCGGTGCCGAACACCTCATCAGCCACCAGTTAGACCGCATCGCGCCCGGAACGGCGCTCCACGGCCACCAGGTCGGCGTCGCCAGCGTCGTCACGGAGTACCTCCACTCGGGGGACATGGGCCGCTGGCAGAACGTCCACGACGCACTCGCGGCCATCGGCGCCCCCACGAACGCGGAGGAACTCGGCCACTCCGCGGAGGACTTCGTCGAGGCGATGACGACCGCCCACGAGATTCGCGACCGCTACACCATCCTCGGGAACGGCGTCAGCGAGGAGGCCGCCATCGAGGCGGCGACTGTAACGGGCGTCATATAG
- a CDS encoding MaoC/PaaZ C-terminal domain-containing protein, whose translation MTLYFEDIEVGHSRDCGSVTVSCEELLSFAEQFDPQPIHTDPEAAAESMYGGLIASGWHTAALSARLLVEGYMNETASLSGRGMDDLRWHAPVRPGDTLSVRVEVPTQATTTPTRR comes from the coding sequence GTGACACTGTACTTCGAGGACATCGAGGTCGGGCACAGCCGCGACTGCGGCAGCGTCACCGTGAGTTGCGAGGAACTGCTGTCGTTCGCTGAGCAGTTCGACCCGCAGCCCATCCACACCGACCCGGAGGCGGCCGCCGAGTCGATGTACGGCGGGCTCATCGCCAGCGGGTGGCACACCGCAGCGCTCTCGGCGCGCCTGCTCGTCGAGGGGTACATGAACGAGACCGCCAGTCTCAGCGGTCGCGGAATGGACGACCTGCGCTGGCACGCCCCCGTCAGACCCGGCGACACGCTCTCGGTCCGCGTCGAGGTGCCGACGCAGGCCACCACGACTCCGACCCGTCGATGA
- a CDS encoding NAD-dependent epimerase/dehydratase family protein, with protein sequence MDSVLIIGGTRFIGRPTVEEFLDHGYDVTIFNRGSHENPFAENDDVRHVEGDRTTDSALERAKMEVDPDVVVDCVAYYPKDVRAATQIFADCDAYVYISSGAAYGVDEAPKREDDTPLHDCTPDQATSDEDETYGPRKAEGDRAVFAAADRGVRAMSIRPPIVFGPHDYTRRFDYWIDRVKNHDRLLVPYSELRHLVYVEDVASALRVIAEAGEAGEAYNVGTHTLPLLTEWIDAIAEAVGRDVETVRVGDRELDAVDLAPDEFPLYLDYPHVLPTDKLEALGWEPTAVAESVAETVAAHPDGEGRENGPDRETEERMLGVLDTF encoded by the coding sequence ATGGACTCGGTGCTCATCATCGGCGGCACGCGCTTCATCGGCCGCCCCACCGTCGAGGAGTTCCTCGACCACGGCTACGACGTGACCATCTTCAATCGGGGGAGCCACGAGAACCCGTTCGCCGAGAACGACGACGTGCGCCACGTCGAGGGCGACCGCACGACCGACTCGGCGCTCGAACGCGCCAAAATGGAGGTCGACCCCGACGTGGTGGTCGACTGCGTCGCCTACTACCCGAAGGACGTCCGCGCCGCGACCCAGATCTTCGCCGACTGCGACGCCTACGTCTACATCTCCTCGGGCGCGGCGTACGGCGTCGACGAAGCGCCGAAACGCGAGGACGACACGCCGCTCCACGACTGCACGCCCGACCAGGCGACCAGCGACGAGGACGAGACCTACGGCCCGCGGAAGGCCGAGGGCGACCGCGCCGTCTTCGCCGCCGCCGACCGGGGCGTCCGGGCGATGTCCATCCGCCCACCCATCGTGTTCGGTCCGCACGACTACACGCGCCGCTTCGACTACTGGATCGACCGCGTGAAGAACCACGACCGGCTGCTCGTCCCGTACTCCGAACTGCGCCACCTCGTCTACGTCGAGGACGTCGCGAGCGCGCTGCGGGTTATCGCCGAGGCGGGCGAGGCGGGCGAGGCGTACAACGTCGGGACGCACACGCTCCCGCTGTTGACCGAGTGGATAGACGCCATCGCCGAGGCGGTCGGCCGCGACGTGGAGACCGTCCGCGTCGGCGACCGGGAACTCGACGCCGTCGACCTCGCGCCCGACGAGTTCCCGCTGTACCTCGACTACCCGCACGTCCTCCCGACCGACAAACTCGAAGCGCTGGGCTGGGAGCCGACGGCCGTCGCCGAGTCCGTCGCGGAGACGGTCGCCGCCCACCCCGACGGCGAGGGCCGCGAGAACGGTCCGGACCGCGAGACCGAAGAGCGGATGCTTGGCGTACTGGACACGTTCTGA